From Balneola sp. MJW-20:
ATCCGGGATTCGTTCTTTAATTCATTAAAAGAAGAGGATAACAGGGCTACAGAGTCCTGGGTACTCTCCGCGATTGGCTATCTACATCACCCGTTAAGAACGGAGTCTTCCGTAAAATACATTTTACCGTCTCTGGAACTGCTGCAGGAGATACAGATCACCGGCGATATTTTTTTCCCGGCACGCTGGGTAGGCACCACACTGGGAAATCACCGTTCAGATGATGCAGCAGAGATCGTCCGGACCTTTCTGGAAGATCATCCGGATTACAATGAACAATTGAGGATGAAGATCATGCAGGCTGGAGATCACTTATTAAAGTCGAGATAGGTCTTTAGTGCTCAGGCTGGGATAATTAAGAATTAAAGATTAAAAATTAAGAATATTGGATCCGCTAATGCAGAGCTGTCTTGATTTACATGATTTAGATCATAATTTAGATACTTAATAACCACATTCCTATGCCGCAAAACCTTCATTGGAAGCACGACCACTCTTACATATTAATCTTTAATTTTAATTCCATCGTCATAGGCCCTCATCCCTCCCACAAAGCACAGAGTAGCCAAAGCACCACAGACTCCAAACACACTCAGCAACGCATAATTAGGTCCAAAGGCACCGGTAAAAACATGATCAATCAACCAGCCGGTTAGGGGCGGACCGATCCCGAACCCTACTACGCTGACCACAAATAAATACAGCGCGCCGGCAGTCGCTCTCATATCGGATCCCACGAAATACTGTATCAGTGCGGCTGCTACTCCGTTATAGGAGGATGAGATCACATTACCCAGTCCGATCCACAGAAAAGCAGTGAATCCGTCTTCGGTGGTGAATCCGAGGATATAAAATGGTAGACCGCCCAATGCAGCCACGACCCCCATCCCAAATCGACCTTTGCCACCGAATTTCAGAGCCAGCCGGTCGGCCAGCCATCCAGACACGTTCACACTCAGCGCTGTTGCCATCATGAACCATCCATAATAGGAGATCAGATCACCTCTGTTATATACGTCGGTCAGCACCGTGCTGATAAAAGCCAGGATGGTATATCCGCTGAGGGCCAATAAAGAAAAGCCTGCCAGGTGAAAACGAACCACCGGTTTGGAGACCAGTTTCGAAAACCCTCTTCGATACCCCTTTAATGATGCCTGTAAAGATCCGAAATCTGTATCCCGTTTCGGTTCCCGTATGACCAGCAATCCTAAAACAGCCAGTATCAGTCCCGGCCAGCCTACCGATTTGATGGCCGTCCGCCAGTCGAAGGCTTCCGCCACCGACCCGCCGATCAGGAAAGAAAGTCCGACTCCGATAAATATCCCGGAAGCATAGACTGAGAAAACCCTTGCCCTTTTTTCGGGACCGAAGTAATCGGCCAGCAAGGAATAAACAGCGGGACTCAAAGCCGACTGGCTCACTCCCACCATCAGCCTGGCCGAGATCAGGAAAGCAAATGAAGTAGCAAAACCGCTAAGCAGGGTCATCATGCTCCAGATAGTAAGCCCACTGAGAATGATATACTTCCGGGAATACCGGTCCGCCAGGTATCCCATAACCAGGCCGCAGACAGCATAGATCAGTGAAAAAGCCGGCCCATACAGCACTCCCACTTGTGTGTTGTTCAGTCCTAATTCTTCCCTGATCCCTGTTGCCAGGACGGCAATGATCTGTCGGTCCACAAAGCTGCTTATGTAGATCAGGAGCAAAGTACCAAGCAGGAGAATGGAATAAAGTTTATTACGGCTCATGCTCGAACTTAAGGGAATTAAAAATTAAAGATTAAAAATTACTCTTCACTTCTTGCTTTTCGCTTTTCACATTTGACGTTTCACGAAGAAAAAAGAATCTTTGTGGCTTCATAACTGTTAACCAGCCAAATAAGCAATCAAAGACCCTGATAGTGAGCAAAAACAAGCTTCCAAAAACCCCTTATAAAACCGACGAACAGAAGGAACGGGCAGAAGAGCTGCTGAATGAGCTTTATAAATATTACCCGAATCCGCATTGTGAGCTTAATCACCGGAATGCCTTTGAACTACTGATCGCGACTATCCTTAGTGCCCAGTGTACCGACGAGAGAGTGAATAAAACCACTCCTGCTCTCTTTGAGACCTATCCTACTCCTGA
This genomic window contains:
- a CDS encoding spinster family MFS transporter; translation: MSRNKLYSILLLGTLLLIYISSFVDRQIIAVLATGIREELGLNNTQVGVLYGPAFSLIYAVCGLVMGYLADRYSRKYIILSGLTIWSMMTLLSGFATSFAFLISARLMVGVSQSALSPAVYSLLADYFGPEKRARVFSVYASGIFIGVGLSFLIGGSVAEAFDWRTAIKSVGWPGLILAVLGLLVIREPKRDTDFGSLQASLKGYRRGFSKLVSKPVVRFHLAGFSLLALSGYTILAFISTVLTDVYNRGDLISYYGWFMMATALSVNVSGWLADRLALKFGGKGRFGMGVVAALGGLPFYILGFTTEDGFTAFLWIGLGNVISSSYNGVAAALIQYFVGSDMRATAGALYLFVVSVVGFGIGPPLTGWLIDHVFTGAFGPNYALLSVFGVCGALATLCFVGGMRAYDDGIKIKD